One genomic segment of Lewinellaceae bacterium includes these proteins:
- the ligA gene encoding NAD-dependent DNA ligase LigA — MTNQPYSPEIQRQYFDLSKQWLAHPVQPSEAHLIQLGDALRYHEWRYYVLNDPVISDFEYDQLYKQLESLEAAHPSWKQPDSPTQRVSSDLTDLFRTVAHLRPMLSLDNSYNAEDLRSFDEQVKKLNFLPADAEVEYSVEPKFDGGSIAVVYENDFLVRAATRGNGVEGEEITNNIRTIRSIPLKADFKIHGIYRAELRGEALIAKEKFRKINAEREAEGLPLFANPRNTATGGLRTKDPRETAARSIDAFIYQLGYAEDANGRIVTDDHGSHAANMDFLGLLGFRVPVDVTRVCRNIEDVIQYCFDWEARRESYPYEIDGMVIKVNSLEMQERAGYTSHHPRWAIAFKFKAKQATSTLLHVDFQVGKIGSITPVAKIEPVQLAGVTVSSVSLHNEDFIRSRDIRLGDKVLVERAGDVIPYIVKPLEELRTGNEKVIEFPKNCPVCHHPLFREPEEAAWRCVNYQCEAQVLQRMIHHVSKDAMDIEGFGRANVERFYALGWLHNLADIYRLDYDKIAGLEGFGKKSAENLREAVEKAKKNPIKRLLHSLSIHHLGKRVSELIAAEVGHVLELKDWDFDRFVAIKDVGPVVSQNIIAFFKQPDNIRMLEEMEALGVNFTQTGQDRAKVVATDAPLAGKTILFTGSLEHMSRTEAQVMAAAAGAKNISAVSGNLDILVVGENAGSKLTKAQALGTVTIWTEVEFLEQIGKGTS, encoded by the coding sequence ATGACCAATCAACCGTATTCCCCTGAAATTCAGCGGCAGTATTTTGACCTGTCCAAACAATGGCTGGCGCATCCTGTCCAGCCATCGGAAGCACATTTGATTCAACTGGGAGATGCGCTCCGCTACCACGAATGGCGGTATTATGTCCTCAATGATCCGGTTATCAGTGACTTCGAATACGATCAATTGTACAAACAGCTGGAATCACTCGAGGCTGCGCATCCTTCGTGGAAACAACCGGATTCACCCACCCAGCGCGTGTCCAGTGATTTGACGGATCTGTTTCGAACGGTAGCTCATCTGCGACCCATGCTCTCGCTGGATAATTCCTACAATGCAGAGGATTTGCGGAGCTTCGATGAGCAGGTGAAAAAACTGAACTTCCTGCCGGCGGACGCCGAGGTGGAATATTCCGTGGAGCCCAAATTTGACGGAGGTAGCATTGCGGTTGTATACGAAAACGATTTCCTGGTGCGGGCTGCCACCCGGGGCAATGGGGTAGAAGGGGAGGAAATCACCAATAACATCAGGACGATACGTTCGATCCCTCTCAAGGCTGATTTTAAAATTCATGGGATCTATCGGGCCGAGCTTCGCGGAGAAGCACTGATCGCCAAGGAAAAATTCAGGAAAATAAATGCGGAGCGGGAAGCCGAGGGATTACCGCTTTTTGCCAATCCACGCAACACAGCCACCGGAGGTCTGCGCACCAAGGATCCACGTGAGACAGCGGCGCGTTCCATCGATGCGTTCATCTACCAGTTGGGATATGCCGAAGATGCCAATGGCCGCATTGTTACCGATGACCATGGCTCCCATGCCGCCAATATGGACTTTTTGGGGTTACTGGGCTTTCGGGTTCCTGTAGATGTCACCCGGGTATGCCGCAACATTGAGGATGTCATTCAGTATTGTTTCGATTGGGAAGCGAGGCGGGAGTCCTATCCCTATGAGATCGATGGTATGGTCATTAAAGTAAACAGCCTGGAGATGCAGGAACGGGCAGGGTATACCAGCCATCACCCCCGCTGGGCCATTGCTTTTAAATTTAAGGCCAAGCAGGCTACCAGTACGTTGTTGCACGTCGATTTTCAGGTCGGCAAGATCGGTTCGATCACGCCGGTAGCAAAGATTGAACCGGTCCAGTTGGCCGGGGTTACCGTGTCTTCGGTCTCGCTGCACAACGAAGATTTTATCCGTTCCAGAGATATCCGCCTGGGCGACAAAGTACTCGTCGAACGTGCCGGGGATGTAATTCCCTATATCGTCAAGCCTCTGGAAGAGCTGCGTACCGGCAATGAAAAGGTTATAGAGTTTCCCAAAAATTGTCCGGTGTGTCACCATCCGCTCTTCCGCGAACCGGAGGAAGCCGCCTGGCGCTGTGTCAATTACCAATGTGAGGCCCAGGTCCTGCAGCGGATGATCCATCATGTTTCCAAAGATGCCATGGATATCGAGGGCTTTGGTCGCGCCAATGTAGAGCGCTTTTATGCTCTGGGATGGCTACATAACCTGGCGGATATTTATCGACTGGACTATGATAAGATTGCCGGGCTCGAAGGGTTTGGTAAAAAATCGGCTGAGAACCTCCGAGAGGCAGTGGAAAAAGCCAAAAAGAATCCCATCAAACGCTTATTGCACAGTCTCAGTATCCACCATCTGGGGAAAAGGGTCTCTGAGTTGATCGCTGCGGAAGTCGGTCACGTGCTGGAACTGAAAGATTGGGACTTCGACCGCTTTGTGGCTATTAAAGACGTGGGACCGGTGGTCTCACAAAATATAATCGCCTTCTTCAAGCAGCCGGACAATATCCGTATGCTGGAGGAGATGGAGGCCTTAGGGGTCAATTTTACCCAGACCGGGCAGGATCGTGCCAAGGTGGTAGCCACGGATGCCCCGCTGGCAGGGAAGACCATCTTATTCACCGGATCGCTGGAGCATATGTCCCGGACTGAAGCACAGGTTATGGCCGCCGCCGCCGGGGCAAAAAACATCAGTGCGGTAAGCGGTAACCTGGACATCCTGGTCGTCGGTGAAAATGCCGGGTCCAAACTGACCAAGGCACAGGCTCTGGGTACCGTAACGATCTGGACGGAGGTGGAATTTTTAGAGCAGATTGGTAAAGGAACGTCTTGA
- a CDS encoding M28 family peptidase, whose product MRNRFILFLVLSASLAWSQPIVTQDASVDAAQTITVDDLRRRLTYFASDEMEGRELGTEANHRAARYLADELQKMGIQPYAPGKGYFQSIPFYGTDWTDLYLSVNGTGYQNLVDYYSFIRLNSPLPRLQDNEVVFLGYGIEDPKYSDYKKAQVKDKIIVILSGEPVDPQGNSRITGTKERSAWSKAILRKLTLAKNKGVKAVLIVDDQIEKDIADNSRQLKSNALKMGEPENPNLQSDYANHLYISDAVFQQLSGKQSAQVAKARTRIEEKGKSRPVILKADITLAQNFAEKEYPFENVLGYIEGSDPKLKDELVIVSAHFDHIGRNGDVIFNGADDNGSGSCTVLEIAEAFHAAQLAGHGPRRSVLCLWVTGEEKGLLGSRYYTEHPVFPLENTVADVNIDMVGRVDAKYKDNPDYIYVIGSDRLSTALHQINEDANAKYTQLTLDYTYNADDDPNRFYYRSDHYNFARKGIPAIFFFNGTHPDYHRPSDTVDKINFVKMQKVATLIFHTAWELANRDQRIQVDVQGRN is encoded by the coding sequence ATGCGGAATCGATTTATCCTGTTCCTGGTCCTGAGTGCCTCACTGGCCTGGAGCCAGCCCATCGTCACTCAAGATGCCAGCGTCGACGCGGCACAAACCATTACCGTAGACGACCTGCGGCGACGTCTGACCTATTTTGCTTCCGACGAAATGGAAGGTCGTGAATTGGGCACGGAGGCCAATCACCGCGCAGCACGCTACCTGGCCGATGAATTGCAAAAAATGGGAATCCAGCCCTATGCTCCTGGCAAAGGATATTTCCAGTCCATTCCTTTCTACGGTACCGACTGGACCGATTTGTACCTTTCGGTCAACGGTACCGGCTACCAGAACCTGGTCGATTATTATTCATTCATCCGACTCAACAGCCCACTGCCCCGCCTGCAGGATAACGAAGTCGTCTTTCTGGGTTACGGCATTGAGGATCCCAAGTACAGCGATTACAAAAAAGCCCAGGTGAAGGACAAAATCATCGTCATACTTTCCGGTGAACCAGTCGACCCGCAGGGTAACTCCCGGATAACCGGCACCAAAGAACGGTCAGCCTGGTCCAAAGCCATTCTCCGCAAACTCACCCTGGCTAAAAACAAAGGAGTTAAGGCAGTTCTTATCGTCGATGATCAAATCGAAAAGGACATAGCCGATAACAGCCGTCAACTCAAATCCAATGCCCTGAAGATGGGAGAACCGGAAAATCCCAATCTCCAATCCGACTATGCCAATCATCTGTACATTTCAGATGCCGTCTTTCAACAGCTGTCCGGGAAGCAGTCCGCTCAAGTCGCGAAAGCCAGAACCCGTATTGAAGAAAAAGGGAAGTCCCGGCCGGTCATCCTGAAAGCCGATATTACCCTCGCACAAAATTTTGCCGAAAAAGAATATCCTTTTGAAAATGTGCTGGGCTACATCGAAGGATCCGATCCAAAGCTTAAAGACGAGTTGGTGATCGTTTCTGCACATTTTGACCACATCGGGCGTAATGGTGACGTCATCTTTAATGGTGCCGATGACAATGGCTCCGGCAGTTGTACAGTCCTGGAGATAGCTGAAGCATTCCACGCTGCCCAGCTTGCCGGCCACGGGCCACGCCGAAGTGTGCTTTGCCTGTGGGTTACCGGTGAAGAGAAAGGGCTGCTGGGGTCACGGTATTATACAGAACACCCGGTATTTCCACTGGAAAATACCGTTGCCGATGTCAACATCGATATGGTCGGTCGGGTGGATGCCAAATACAAGGACAACCCTGACTACATCTACGTCATTGGTTCCGACCGCTTAAGCACCGCCCTGCACCAGATCAATGAGGACGCCAATGCAAAATACACGCAACTGACCCTGGACTATACCTACAATGCCGACGATGACCCGAACCGGTTTTATTACCGCAGCGACCATTACAATTTCGCACGTAAAGGCATTCCGGCTATTTTCTTTTTTAATGGAACGCATCCCGACTACCACCGGCCAAGTGATACGGTGGATAAGATTAATTTCGTGAAAATGCAAAAGGTGGCTACGTTGATCTTTCACACTGCGTGGGAACTGGCAAATCGCGATCAACGGATTCAGGTGGATGTGCAGGGGAGGAACTGA
- a CDS encoding M15 family metallopeptidase gives MRVHRSSLAGKIVPPLLGLILLVACHQSATRVPEVIEPLPDSLDPDTYSEMDQPVRVVFDYDTSQWVEIPDQPPYFLDLRYAGDHNFVHRTIYPCGRCLLKKAAGEALLSLKDSLNARGLGMVLWDCYRPIQAQQVLWEAFPNASYVTPPSRGSMHSRGLAVDLGLTDAAGNLLDLGSDFDHFGPEAHRDFSGLTQGVRERRHLLDRWMTAAGFGGIRTEWWHYSYRQAFAPVDSFQWGCISANE, from the coding sequence TTGAGAGTTCACCGTTCCAGTTTGGCAGGAAAGATCGTTCCGCCGCTGTTGGGTTTGATTTTGCTGGTAGCCTGCCACCAAAGCGCCACCCGTGTCCCTGAGGTTATTGAACCGTTGCCGGACAGCCTCGATCCGGATACCTATTCTGAAATGGATCAGCCGGTACGAGTGGTATTCGATTACGATACATCTCAATGGGTTGAGATCCCGGACCAGCCACCCTATTTTTTGGATCTCCGTTATGCCGGTGATCATAATTTTGTACATCGAACTATTTATCCATGCGGACGCTGTTTGTTGAAGAAGGCTGCCGGGGAAGCTTTGCTTTCGCTAAAGGACTCTCTGAATGCACGGGGCCTGGGGATGGTGCTCTGGGATTGTTACCGGCCAATACAGGCCCAACAGGTGTTGTGGGAAGCATTTCCGAACGCGTCTTATGTAACACCACCTTCCAGAGGCTCCATGCACAGCCGCGGCCTGGCTGTTGACCTGGGATTGACGGATGCTGCCGGAAATCTGCTGGATCTGGGATCCGATTTCGATCATTTTGGCCCGGAGGCGCATCGGGATTTCAGTGGACTGACACAAGGTGTCCGGGAGCGCAGACATTTACTGGACCGGTGGATGACCGCCGCAGGATTTGGCGGAATTCGTACCGAGTGGTGGCATTATTCCTACCGCCAGGCATTTGCACCCGTCGATTCGTTTCAGTGGGGCTGTATTTCGGCAAATGAATGA
- a CDS encoding DUF4837 family protein: MSLFKHKYFLHVFILAGIIWSSCGGNLAEKLKNIPTAIGSTNQLTVIADQDLWDGMIGDTFRYLYEGAYPMMPQPEPLFDVRYYTPAQVSIESVRRELRTYVYLADLSDTASQATKQVIADLGDEIVVRAKTDPGFSNKVGRDKWARGQIIFYVLGYGKDELINNIAGSFNGIAQRIHSFDESQIRAKTYLSGDNNVINGLITEKFGIQLDIPADYKKAIEDSTTLWVRRDLSDLTSSLLIHTVKYTDEEQLSKEGIKALCDEVTRKYITTNTPGSYMLINDVDLPMYVYKKDIDKAYTLEARGIWEMKYDYMGGPFFAYLIKDPQRNRLILIDAFVYAPGKQKRDFMQQLEYIVTHLKFADNI, from the coding sequence ATGTCATTATTCAAGCATAAATATTTTCTTCACGTATTCATTCTGGCGGGGATCATCTGGAGCAGTTGCGGGGGAAATCTCGCCGAGAAACTGAAGAATATCCCGACCGCCATCGGGTCGACCAATCAATTGACCGTGATCGCGGATCAGGACCTTTGGGACGGCATGATCGGCGATACATTCCGGTACCTTTATGAAGGTGCTTACCCGATGATGCCACAGCCGGAGCCATTGTTCGATGTCCGTTATTACACACCTGCCCAGGTCAGCATCGAGTCGGTACGTCGTGAATTACGCACCTATGTTTATCTGGCCGACCTCAGTGACACCGCTTCACAAGCAACCAAACAGGTGATCGCTGATCTTGGCGACGAAATTGTGGTAAGAGCTAAGACCGACCCCGGATTTTCCAATAAAGTGGGTCGTGACAAATGGGCCCGTGGACAGATCATCTTCTATGTTCTGGGCTACGGCAAGGATGAGCTGATCAATAACATTGCCGGCAGCTTCAACGGGATAGCCCAGCGCATCCATTCTTTTGATGAAAGCCAGATCCGGGCAAAAACCTACCTCTCCGGTGACAATAACGTCATCAATGGACTGATCACCGAAAAGTTCGGCATCCAGCTGGATATTCCGGCCGATTACAAAAAGGCCATTGAGGATTCGACCACCCTCTGGGTACGCCGGGACTTGTCCGACCTGACCAGCTCACTGCTCATCCATACCGTCAAATACACCGATGAGGAGCAGTTAAGTAAAGAAGGGATCAAAGCATTGTGTGATGAGGTGACACGCAAGTACATCACAACCAACACACCGGGATCTTACATGCTGATCAACGATGTGGACCTGCCCATGTATGTCTACAAGAAAGACATCGACAAGGCTTATACCCTGGAGGCGCGGGGAATCTGGGAGATGAAATACGACTACATGGGTGGTCCGTTTTTCGCCTACCTGATCAAGGATCCGCAGCGCAACCGGTTAATTCTTATCGATGCCTTCGTCTATGCGCCCGGGAAACAGAAACGGGATTTCATGCAACAGCTGGAATACATCGTCACGCATCTGAAATTTGCTGATAACATCTGA
- a CDS encoding outer membrane beta-barrel protein, translated as MRKPVLFTILLFTASLVSAQTETLFHNMRLNGGFGAVLFESSKINGDYRPSMGGGGGLVFNELFLGWYGLGSTDYQALLDGDQPELEIAHGGFWIGYMYPTKKLVHAYGSMKIGWGGLGINLQDEFDHWHRNVDGLFVLTPEAGVELNVARWFRISAGASYRIVDGVRTDGYTNSDFSGLNASIGLRFGWFGR; from the coding sequence ATGAGAAAGCCTGTTTTATTTACGATCCTGCTTTTTACTGCTTCACTGGTATCTGCTCAAACAGAAACTTTATTCCACAACATGCGTCTGAATGGCGGCTTTGGTGCTGTGCTTTTTGAATCCAGCAAGATCAATGGCGACTACCGGCCATCCATGGGCGGTGGAGGGGGACTGGTCTTTAATGAACTGTTTCTCGGATGGTATGGCCTGGGCAGCACCGATTACCAGGCTCTGCTGGATGGCGACCAACCGGAGCTGGAAATCGCCCATGGTGGGTTTTGGATTGGGTATATGTATCCAACCAAAAAACTGGTCCATGCTTATGGAAGCATGAAAATAGGCTGGGGCGGCCTCGGTATTAATCTGCAGGATGAATTTGATCATTGGCACCGGAATGTTGACGGCTTGTTTGTACTGACTCCGGAAGCCGGTGTCGAACTCAATGTAGCCCGGTGGTTCCGGATCTCAGCCGGAGCCAGCTATCGCATCGTGGATGGCGTGCGCACCGACGGCTACACCAACAGTGATTTCAGCGGACTGAACGCATCCATTGGTTTGCGCTTCGGCTGGTTTGGGAGATAG
- a CDS encoding class I SAM-dependent methyltransferase — translation MDPWCLWTLLKGMVVAKNPYHAGDFLTLGMDTTASSAKRVHLQKCPICKQSSLQLHLNVPDHAKSGEIFELLRCSKCQLVLTQDAPDATAIGPYYDFPEYVSHTDTQQGLFFQLYHWVRSIMVRRKAKLVSRWKKSPGKLLDYGSGTGFFLHHMVQEGWHGIGLEVNEGARNHARSKWNLDVYSPDRLDDFREEFDVITLWHVLEHIHTLDQTMTHLIRTLKPGGLLVIAVPNYTSFDAKYYGKDWAAYDVPRHLWHFAPACVVRLARNLTCLTKKSMPFDAFYVSLLSEKYRQSGLLGRLRAPVIAALSNVKAIFNPTKASSVIYVFQKPMV, via the coding sequence ATGGATCCATGGTGCCTTTGGACCCTCCTCAAAGGCATGGTTGTGGCGAAAAATCCGTATCATGCAGGCGATTTTTTAACCCTCGGTATGGATACCACAGCGTCATCGGCAAAGCGGGTACATCTGCAAAAGTGTCCCATCTGCAAGCAAAGCTCATTACAGCTCCACCTGAATGTTCCCGATCATGCCAAATCCGGAGAGATCTTTGAGTTACTGCGCTGTTCCAAGTGCCAGCTGGTCCTCACACAGGATGCACCTGATGCTACAGCCATAGGTCCGTATTACGACTTCCCGGAGTACGTGTCCCACACCGATACCCAGCAGGGATTGTTTTTTCAATTGTATCATTGGGTGCGGTCCATCATGGTCCGCCGCAAGGCAAAGCTGGTCAGCCGCTGGAAAAAATCACCCGGGAAATTATTGGACTACGGCAGTGGTACCGGATTTTTTCTGCATCACATGGTCCAGGAAGGCTGGCATGGCATTGGTCTGGAGGTTAACGAAGGTGCACGCAATCACGCCCGCAGCAAATGGAACCTGGACGTCTACAGCCCGGATCGGCTGGATGACTTCAGAGAAGAATTTGATGTGATCACGCTGTGGCATGTGCTGGAACATATCCATACCCTGGATCAAACCATGACACATCTGATCCGGACGCTCAAACCCGGTGGCCTGCTCGTGATCGCAGTTCCTAATTACACCAGCTTCGATGCAAAGTACTACGGCAAGGACTGGGCTGCCTACGATGTACCCCGTCACTTGTGGCATTTTGCTCCGGCCTGTGTCGTCCGGCTGGCCCGAAATCTCACCTGTCTGACCAAAAAATCCATGCCGTTTGATGCGTTTTATGTCAGCTTATTGAGTGAAAAATATCGTCAGAGTGGTCTTCTTGGACGTTTACGCGCACCTGTGATCGCCGCTTTGTCCAATGTAAAGGCTATTTTTAATCCGACCAAAGCCAGTTCAGTCATTTACGTTTTCCAAAAACCTATGGTATGA
- the htpG gene encoding molecular chaperone HtpG → MQTGKISVQTENIFPIIKKFLYSDHEIFLRELISNAVDATNKLKVLASRGDFAGELGDLTIQISLDTEAKTLTISDRGIGMTAAEVEKYLNQVAFSSAQEFLEKYKDENIIGHFGLGFYSAFMVSKQVDVRTRSYQDGATGVTWSCTGEPEYTLDENDKTDRGTDIVLHIADDSVEFLEQSRIEDLLQKYCKFLPVPIQFGTRTETNMEGEGDDAKEVKEELPNIINDTPPLWKKQPSDLTDEDYKSFYEVLYPFTPEPMFWIHLNIDYPFNLTGILYFPKLNNTFEVQKNKIQLYSNQVYVTDEVKEIVPEFLTLLHGVIDSPDIPLNVSRSYLQSDANVKKINSYITKKVAEKLQELFNKDRESFENKWDDIGMFVKYGIISDEKFYEKAIKFALLKNVDGKAYTIDEYKAHIKDLQTDKHDKLICLYTPDKTGFDSYLKAARSKGYDVLLMNQIIDNHYMQHLEYKLNDLTFVRVDSDTLDNLIQKDEKQESVLSEKQQEKVKELFETALGDAKNKIQLKALSPEDHPVVITRPEFMRRMQEMQALQGMGGFGDRDDFYQVVVNTNHPLVADKLLKMKSEEKKETFANYLYNLARLNQNMLKGEELTRFIENSLEFMK, encoded by the coding sequence ATGCAAACGGGTAAGATCTCAGTTCAAACCGAAAACATCTTTCCGATAATCAAGAAGTTCCTCTATTCCGATCATGAAATATTTCTTCGTGAGCTCATCTCCAATGCAGTTGATGCCACCAATAAATTAAAAGTGCTGGCCTCACGCGGCGACTTTGCCGGAGAGCTGGGCGATCTGACGATCCAGATCTCTCTGGATACGGAGGCAAAAACCCTGACCATCTCCGACCGCGGTATTGGTATGACCGCGGCTGAGGTTGAGAAGTACCTCAACCAGGTGGCATTCTCCAGTGCCCAGGAGTTCCTGGAAAAATATAAGGACGAAAACATCATCGGCCATTTTGGCCTGGGATTCTATTCCGCATTTATGGTGTCAAAGCAAGTGGACGTCCGCACGCGCTCTTACCAGGATGGGGCAACCGGAGTGACCTGGTCCTGCACCGGTGAACCGGAATATACCCTGGACGAGAACGATAAGACTGACCGGGGAACCGATATCGTTCTGCATATTGCAGATGACAGTGTAGAGTTCCTGGAGCAGTCGCGCATTGAAGATCTGTTGCAGAAATATTGCAAGTTTCTGCCCGTGCCCATCCAGTTTGGCACCCGTACCGAAACGAACATGGAAGGTGAGGGCGACGATGCCAAGGAGGTTAAGGAAGAATTGCCGAACATCATTAATGATACGCCGCCACTCTGGAAAAAACAACCTTCGGACCTGACCGATGAGGATTACAAGTCCTTCTACGAGGTGCTATATCCCTTCACGCCGGAACCGATGTTCTGGATTCACCTGAATATCGACTATCCGTTCAATCTTACAGGGATCCTTTACTTCCCTAAACTGAACAATACCTTTGAGGTCCAGAAGAACAAAATACAGCTTTACTCCAATCAGGTTTATGTGACCGATGAGGTGAAAGAAATCGTACCGGAGTTCCTGACCTTATTGCACGGTGTGATCGACTCACCGGATATTCCATTAAACGTATCCAGAAGTTATCTGCAGAGTGATGCCAACGTCAAGAAGATCAACAGCTACATCACCAAGAAGGTAGCTGAGAAACTGCAGGAATTGTTCAATAAAGACCGGGAATCCTTCGAAAACAAATGGGATGATATCGGGATGTTCGTTAAATACGGAATCATCTCCGATGAGAAGTTCTATGAAAAAGCGATCAAATTCGCCCTGTTGAAAAATGTGGATGGCAAAGCCTACACCATCGATGAATACAAAGCGCACATCAAGGATCTGCAAACCGACAAACACGACAAACTCATTTGCCTGTACACGCCAGACAAAACCGGTTTTGACTCCTACCTGAAAGCCGCGCGTTCAAAAGGTTATGACGTATTGCTGATGAATCAGATCATCGACAATCACTACATGCAGCATCTGGAGTACAAACTCAATGATCTGACGTTCGTACGCGTCGACTCCGACACCCTGGATAATCTGATCCAGAAAGATGAAAAGCAAGAATCGGTACTCTCTGAAAAACAACAGGAGAAAGTGAAGGAACTCTTTGAAACAGCCCTGGGTGATGCCAAAAACAAGATCCAGCTGAAAGCGCTGTCACCGGAGGATCATCCGGTTGTGATTACGCGCCCGGAGTTCATGCGGAGAATGCAGGAAATGCAGGCCCTCCAGGGTATGGGCGGATTTGGCGACCGGGATGATTTTTACCAGGTGGTAGTCAATACCAATCATCCGCTGGTGGCCGACAAGCTGCTCAAGATGAAAAGCGAGGAGAAAAAAGAAACCTTTGCCAATTACCTGTACAATCTCGCCCGGCTTAATCAGAATATGCTTAAGGGGGAAGAGCTGACCCGTTTTATTGAAAACTCCCTGGAGTTTATGAAATAG
- the rpiB gene encoding ribose 5-phosphate isomerase B, with protein sequence MTKIAFGCDHAGYILKAPIIAHLVDAGYEVMDFGTHSESSVDYPDFAHPVAYAVEGGEADLGILCCGSGNGVAITANKHQGIRAALCWLPELATLAREHNNANILCMPGRFVSGEEAVTMVKAFLAASFEGGRHARRVGKMSC encoded by the coding sequence ATGACAAAAATTGCATTCGGCTGTGACCATGCCGGTTATATTCTCAAGGCTCCCATCATTGCCCATCTTGTTGATGCAGGATATGAAGTCATGGACTTTGGCACCCACTCCGAATCGTCCGTGGATTATCCGGATTTTGCCCATCCGGTAGCGTATGCCGTGGAGGGTGGAGAAGCGGATTTGGGTATCCTCTGCTGTGGCAGTGGCAATGGTGTCGCCATCACTGCCAATAAGCACCAGGGCATCCGTGCTGCCTTATGCTGGTTGCCCGAGCTGGCTACACTGGCACGTGAACACAACAATGCCAACATCCTCTGTATGCCGGGACGATTCGTTTCGGGTGAAGAGGCGGTAACCATGGTAAAGGCATTCCTGGCGGCCTCTTTTGAAGGAGGACGCCATGCCCGCAGAGTCGGTAAAATGAGTTGTTGA
- a CDS encoding AAA family ATPase, translating to MSEQIQSDVQAVDALARKYHEIKSEVGKVIIGQDEVVQAVIISLFSNGHSLLVGVPGLAKTLLVHTIADALDLEFKRIQFTPDLMPSDITGSEILDESRHFRFNKGPLFANIVLADEINRTPPKTQAALLEAMQERVVTVSGQRHLLPKPFFVLATQNPIEQEGTYPLPEAQLDRFMFNIPLDYPSYEEEIKVVKETTVIQNYSLKSIMDAEEILFFQNLIRKIPVPDNVLEYAVKMATRTRPQTKMASEKVNNYLAWGAGPRASQYLVLGAKCHAAIRGKYAPDMDDVRAIAKYVLRHRIVRNYKAEAEGVTEEMLIQDLF from the coding sequence ATGTCGGAGCAGATACAATCGGATGTGCAGGCGGTGGATGCATTAGCCCGTAAATACCATGAGATCAAATCGGAAGTAGGTAAGGTGATCATCGGTCAGGATGAAGTGGTTCAGGCGGTAATCATATCCTTATTCAGTAATGGCCACAGCTTACTGGTCGGTGTACCGGGGTTGGCTAAAACCTTGCTGGTGCACACCATTGCCGATGCGCTGGATCTGGAGTTCAAACGGATCCAGTTTACGCCGGACCTGATGCCTTCCGACATCACCGGATCAGAAATCCTCGATGAGTCGAGGCATTTCCGCTTCAATAAGGGGCCCCTTTTTGCCAACATTGTCCTCGCGGATGAGATCAACCGTACCCCGCCGAAGACCCAGGCAGCATTGCTTGAAGCGATGCAGGAAAGGGTGGTGACGGTCAGCGGTCAGCGGCATCTGCTTCCCAAACCATTTTTTGTACTGGCTACACAGAACCCGATCGAACAGGAAGGAACTTATCCGCTGCCGGAAGCGCAGCTTGACCGGTTCATGTTCAATATTCCTCTGGATTATCCATCCTATGAAGAAGAAATCAAGGTGGTGAAGGAGACGACGGTCATCCAGAACTATTCACTGAAGAGCATTATGGATGCCGAAGAGATCTTGTTTTTTCAAAACCTGATAAGGAAGATCCCGGTTCCGGATAATGTGCTGGAATATGCTGTCAAGATGGCAACCCGAACCCGTCCGCAAACCAAAATGGCCAGTGAAAAGGTGAACAACTATCTGGCCTGGGGTGCAGGTCCGCGTGCGTCCCAATATCTTGTACTTGGAGCCAAATGCCATGCCGCCATCCGCGGAAAATATGCACCCGATATGGACGATGTCCGCGCCATCGCCAAATATGTGTTAAGGCACCGCATCGTGCGGAATTATAAGGCGGAAGCAGAAGGTGTGACCGAAGAAATGCTGATCCAGGACTTGTTCTGA